The sequence CAATGAAATTGATAATATTGCCAATGTCGCTGCCAGAATGGAAAAATTGGTGGGTCAATCTGTTGATGAAACAATAAAACAGTTCCAGCGCATTAAAGATAACCCAGTTAAAGCGATTAACGAACTTGACAAAAGCCTACATTTTCTGACTACAACGCAACTAGCGCAAATATCGACATTACAGGAACAGGGAAGAAAGCATGAAGCCGCTAAAGTTGCCATGGAAGCCTATGCGACTGCAACGAAAAATAGAACTCAGCAGATAAAAGCGAATTTAGGTTATCTTGAGTCAGCCTGGGCAGTGGTTAAAGATAAAGCAAGACTCGCTTGGGATAGCATGTTAGATATTGGTCGTGAACACACATTAGACCAGAAGATACGTGATTACGAGGAAAAATTAGTTGCATTCCAGGTAAATCCGGTTGCAAGATTAAATTATTATAATGCCTCAGGGAAAACAGCGACAGATTTAAGGCGTGAACTTGATTTACTGAAAGAGAAAAAATATCAACAGGATATTGAAAATCAGAGAAAACAAGCGGCGGTAAGGGCTCAAGAGGCAGAGAAAGCACGTTTTAGGGTTGACCAGGAGCTCAAACACAAATTTGAAAATGCGGAAGAAAAGCATCAAAGTGAGCTTGAAAGAATAAGAAATTCGGGTGGTTCAAAATCCGTTATCGATGAAGCGATAAGGCGTGAAAATGCCCGTTATGCGAAAGAAAAATCAAGTTCAGACTCAAAAGCTGATGCATACCGCCCATCTTTAGGCACACGTTGGGAAGAAGAAGCGCAAGCCAGAAACAGAGCACTGCAGGCAGAATTACGAACATTACAGGATGAAAGTCAATATGTTGGGATTATCAGCCAGCAACGCAGGGAACTTTTCAAAACAGAAAACCAGCTAGTCATTCTTGAAGAGGCCAAAAGTGGCACAAACAAACGCCGTCTGAGTGAAGATGAGCGGTCATTATTATTAAAAAAAGAAGCCATTCTCTCTGAGAAGCGTGAAGCTGCACAGATAGGCGATAAAATTGAGAAACAAAAACAACTCAATGCCTTGCGGTTATCGAATGATGGATTGCAAGAAGAAATAAGACTCAGGCTGGAGAGCATTGGCAAAACCGAGATTCAAATAGCGAAGGAGCAAGAACTAAAGAAATATCGTGAAGAAATGGCCCGTAAAGGGATTGAGCAAGAAAATCCTGAGTATGGTCGAGGACTTTCACTGATTGATGAGAAATACAAAAATGAGGAGTCATTGCGGAAAAACTGGGAAGCAGGGATTAAGCAAGGATTTTCAAATTTCGAACAACAAGCGAGGGATGCTTATGGCAATGTCGCTAATGTTACCAAATTTGCCTTTGAGGGAATGAGTCAATCACTGACGGATTTTTTAGTGACGGGGAAGGCTAATTTTGCTGACTTCACTAAATCATTACTTGAGATGATTGTGAAGTTAATGACGCAGATGGCCATTTTAAAAGCGATGAAATCGGCTTTCGGTGGACAAACCGAAGGCTGGCGAGGAGCAGTGGCGGGTATTTTAGGTTTTTCATCAGGCGGATATGTGGGTGGTGGGGGTAAATATGACCCGAAAGGTATCGTTCATGGTGGAGAGTTTGTATTTACTAAAGAAGCGACTCAGCGGTTAGGTATTGCTAACCTGTATCGCCTGATGGATGGGGCTAAGCGAGGTTATGCGTCTGGTGGATATGTGGGGACATCTTCAGCGCCCATGTACGGCATGCAACCCGTAGCAAGCGGTGTTAATGTCAATTTAGGCGGTATTCATGTTGACGGTCAACCGTCGCAGACAAGCCCTTCCAATGTCGATATGCGCGCAGCGGAGCAATCCTTAACCCAGAAAATCAAATCGGTCTTAGTGGCAGAGAGTCGAGATGGAGGTGATTTGCATAAAATTATCAAGGCAGTCAATGGGCGGGGGTATTAATCGATGAGCGCATTTTTGATAGGAAAAAATTTCACTTTTGTTATGCTTGGCATCAATTTAGACTAAGTCAGTATTGGCCAAACGTAAAATCAAAGGAAAAACAATGAAAAAAACGTTACTGTTTTTAATCCCAACCCTATTTTCTGGCGCGGTATTAGCAAAAGCCGGTGAGAGTACGCTCTCTTTTGGTTATTTGAATGTGAAGTCTGGCGGAGAGAAGGAATTAACTGAGAAAGCGGATACTACAAAACCAGACCCTGAAGGAATTGCAACAGTTTATGCTATTGACATCCTCCCCCACCTTCACACTTCGTGACTCAGGAGGGGGATTCCCGTTAGTCGGAGACTATCTGATCGCTCAGAAGCCTGGTTCCTGCTGCTGACGGCATTACTGCACCGTTCACTTCACAGGCTAACACGGCATGTCCTGCCGCTAAAATGTTACGAGCTCCGTTGATATCTGCGTTCTCTGTATACCCGCACTCAAGGCACTCGAATCTACTTTGTGATTGACGATTTTCTTTCGCTGTATGACCACAACATGCACACCGTTGACTTGTATATGCCGGAGGCACAGCTAATACCTGACCACCGCGCCATAGCTGCTTGTACTCAAGCTGACGGCGCATTTCATACCAACCCTGATCCAGTATCGAACGGTTAAGTCCTGATTTTGCCCTGACATTCCGTCCGTGCTGCTCTTGTGTACCTTTTGCCGATTTCGACATGTTACTGACCTTTAAGTCCTCAATGACGATCATCGCGTGGTTTTTGCTGATTTCACTGGTGACTTTGTGAAGGTAGTCTTTGCGGATATTGGTTATATGCGAGTGGAGACGTTGGATTTTTCGCTTCTGTTTTTTCCAGTTATTGCTGAATTTAACTTTACAGCTTAACTGACGCTGGAATTTCGCCAGCTTTTTTTGGTTGGTTTTAAAACTGTTTACAGGTTCAAACACTGTGCCGTCTGACAGCGTGGCGAGTCTGGTTACACCTGCATCCAAACCAATCATTGTTGCTGACGAATGAGGCTGAATGTCCATTTCCAGTTCGACCTGAAACGATATATACCAGTGTCCCGCATGTTGGCTAACGGTTGCGTTTTTAATCTTACCGTACAGCTTTTGCGACTGCCGGAACTTTACCCATACCAAACCTGACGGTAATCTCACTCTGCCATTATCGAGCTGACAATATTTATCAAAATTAACAAAACGAACTGAATCACGCCCGTCATTTTTCCTTTTAAATACAGGAGCTTTTGCTGCCAGTTTTTTATCAAAGCAGCGTTTCCATGCCCCGTGCAGATCTTTGAGTTTCTGCTGAAGATTATCCGTGTAGGCTTCTTGCAAAAAGGAATGTTCCGGCTTTTTTTTCCATTCTGTGAGCATCCGATTTAGTTCAAACGCTGACGGTAGTTTACCGCCGGATTCAATAATGCGTTGCGTCTCTGCTAGCCCGTAATTCCAGATAAAACGAGCGCATCCGCACAACTGCCGCAAACGTTGCGACTGTTTTTCGGTTGGTTCGAGTCTGAATTTGTAGGCTTTTAGAATTAGCATTATTACTCAGTGTGTAGTAAATTATCTCACTATCTTACCGTATATCCGGTTAATTTCAATGCAAAAATATAAAATCAACCGTTCAAGACATGCAGCGTTTCTTTTACATGTTCACCTTGTCTTTGTGACTAAGTACCGAAAGAAAGTACTCAGTGGCTTGCACTACAAAGCATTTCATCAGTATGCAGGTGAAGTGTGTCGCGACTTTGGGGCTGATTTAAAGGAAAGTAACGGAGAGTCCGATCACGTTCATATGCTGATCGAGTACCCGCCCACAGTGCAGTTGTCAGTACTAGTAAACTCGCTGAAAGCGGTAACGTCTCGTCGTCTGCGTAATGAGTTTCTAGACTTGCGTGGGGCTTACGGCAAGCCAGTGTTGTGGTCTCGATCATACTTTGCAGGTTCGTGCGGGGGAGCACCGCTGGAAGTTGTTAAGCAATACATTCAAAATCAGCGTGGCTGATCATTCTTCGGGCTTTTCAAGCCCGACCAAATTCCCCTCCCACCTTATGTCGGTGGGAGTACCCTTTGGAGGTTAAGATGGAGTTGGCTCATCGTGCAGGGTACTTAATTATTCGTAAGGATAAACTGTTGTCACTGCACAATGAGTGGTAATACGTAACAAATCAATCATCGTATAATTTACAGGTCACTGCTCAGGTGGCCTTTTTTTATGGAGTCAAGTTAATGGATGAATTTAGATGGCGAACCCAGATACAAGACAGCCCAACGGGCGAGTACAGGCACCGAATCAAAGAAGTTGAATTTGGTGATGGTTACAAACAGGTAGCAGCCGATGGCATTCATCCCGAATCGCAATCCTGGCCATTTTCTTATTTAGGTAAAAAAGCCGAAGTGATGCCTATCTTTGATTTTATTCGCCAACACACTTCAAAGTCTTTTATCTGGATTCCCCCTTTTGGTGTCAAGGGAGTGTATCGGGTAAAAGCTGATTCGATCAAGATGACTCCGGTTGCGCGTGATGTCATGAAAATATCAGCCACGTTTGAGGAGGCTTTCTCAGCTTGACTGCTCCCTACCTAAAGGAAGGGATTCCCAATTCACAGAGCCTAACCTAAGCCGCATTAAGCGATTTAGGGCTTATAGGCTCTCCAGAGCTAACACCGCTAGACCAGCGGCTTTTATGTTTTTAGCAGCGTTAATATCTCGGTCATGATTAACGCCACATTCAGGACAGCGCCACGACCGAATATTTAACGCTAATTTAGATAGTGTATATCCGCAATCGCTACAGCGTTTTGACGAAGGAAAGCACTGATCGATGGCAACAATAGTGCGCCCGTACCAATTAGCCTTATATTCAATTTGGCGAACAAATTCGCCCCAACTTGCGTCAGCTATCGCTTTAGATAGCTTAGGATTTCGGATCATGTTTTTTACTTTCAGGGATTCAACACAGACAACTTGGTTTTCGTTAATCAGTCTATGGGATAGCTTATGCAAGTTATCCAGTCGGCAATCAGTTATTTTCGCATGGAGTTTTGCAACTTTTAAACGTGCTTTAGTACGATTGTTTGAACCTTTTTTCTTTTTGCTCAAACGGCGTTGTAGTAAAGCTAATCGTTTCGAATATTTAGTGGTGTGGCGGGGATTGCCGGTTTTTAATCCGGTGTCGGTGACGAACAAGTCTTTTAAGCCAATATCAATACCTGTCATTTTTTCAGAAACAGGTAGTGATATTGGTTCAAATTCACACAAACAGGACGCAAAGTATCGTCCAGATGCGTCTTTAGAGATGGTAACAGTTGAAGGTGCTGAAGGTAGTTCTCGACTCCAGCGAATATCTAAAGGTTCTTTACTTTTCGCTATGTACAGCTTGCCGTCACGGTATTTAAACGCACTAGCGGTAAATTCAGCAGATTGTTTGTGGTGTTTGGTTTTAAAGGTCGGGTATTTGGCGCGCCCTGAAAAGAAGTTAGAAAAAGCTGCTTGTTGGTGTCGTAAAACCTGCTGTAACGGTACGCAAGAAACACTGTTAAGCCATTGTACATCCGTTTCTTTCTTTAAGGCAGTCAATCGTGCGTTGGCTTGAATATAGCTAATTTTTTCTTTTCTTTCGTAGTAGGCATCGGTGCGCCAGCGAAGAATTGAGTTATAGACAAAACGCACGCAGCCGAACGTATTAGCTAAAAGCTCAACTTGTTCAGATGTTGGGTAAAACCGATATTTATAGGCGCGCTTCATATTCACATTATCACATTAAATATGTGAGGTTGTAAATGTATATAGTAAAAGTAATGTTAGTTCCTCTTTCCTCCTCCCCTGAAGGGCAAGGTTTCCAGAGGGCATTATTGATGATAATCCATTCAGATGTGCAAAAATTAGAACCCGGTGAAAAAATCCAGTTGGTGGAAGTAGACGGCAATGCATTTGGTGGCCCTGTTTTGCGTTTTCATGCTTACAACCTTCGTTACACACCCGAGGAAATTGAAAAGGCAGAAGATAAATTAAAACCGAAGCCTATCTGGTGGCAAGGTAACGAATATGGCGCATGGCCTTATGAAATTTCGGGTTTATCAAAAGTAGTGAAGGCAGCCAAGCCAGACCGATACTGAAAGTGGGTAATATTGATAGTCTGATATCATCACTGTGCCTGGAATTTGATGATATGGTTCAGGCAAAAGTAACCATTTATGAGACCTTTTCGCATTATCTGGATAGGAAAAATTTCCTGATGATAATCCTACTGAGAATCCTGATGAATGCTTTAAGCAAGTATTTTATGTTGACCGAAAAGTCATGAAGAAGCGGGGAATTATTCAGTTTGAACTGGCTTGCCCGTTTGATTTACAAGGCGTTATGTTGCCAGTACGTCAAATTCATAATCTCTGTTACTGGTGCATGCGGGGTTGGTATCGTTCAGGTAATGGGTGTGCCTATAATGGTAAACGCTATTTTGATGAGAAAGGCAATTCGGTGGATGACCCCGCCTTAGATGTTTGTGGTGGTCTGATGAGCGATTGTAAAAAACGATTTGGTGAAAATGTGCCCTTGGATTTTGGCGGATTCCCTGCGGCAGGTTTGATAAGATGATAACAAAAAGTCTTACTGAAGCAATATTCAACCACGTTAAAAAGGTATTTCCGCAGGAAGCCTGTGGGGTAATTTGCCAAAAGAGTCGTGTGAAACGCTATTTTCCTTGCCGTAATCTTGCTGCAAATCCCACTGAACAATTCGAATTATCACCAGAAGACTATGCCAATGCGGAAGACTGGGGACTGCCGGTTGCTATCGTCCATTCTCATTGTGGCGATGGCGTGACAACACACCCAAGTGAAATAGATAATCTGCAATGCGATGCTAGTGAATTACCGTGGGTAATTGTGTCGTGGCCTGAGGGGGATTTGCGTATAATTCAACCAAGAGGTGAGCGTGAATTAACGGGAAGAACGTTTGTTTTGGGTTACTCCGATTGCTGGACGCTGATTGTTGATTATTTTCGGCAAGAACACGGTATTACATTGAATAATTATAGTGTCACTTATCCTTGGTGGGAGCAAGGTGAAAATCGTTATATGGAGAATTTCATCAAAGAAGGTTTTGTTGAAATTAATGACATATCCAAAGTCAGTGATGTGGTCATTATGCAGGTTCAGTCTGATGTCGCCAATCATGCAGGTATTTTGCTGGATAACGGCATGCTACTGCATCATTTGTACGGGCAATTAAGCCGTGTCACGCCCTACAGTGATTACTGGCGTGACCGAACCGTCAAGATTGTCAGAAGGAAAGAATGGGCATGAGTGAACTGAGAACCGTCAGGTTATATGGAAAACTGGGCACAAAATATGGACGCGTCCATCAACTGGCCATCAGCTCCCCAAAAGAAGCCATTAAAGCATTATGTGTGCTTTACTCAGGTTTTGAGCGTTATCTGGCTGATGCCCATTTGAGAGGCGTCGAGTTTGCGGTCTTCAAGGGAAAGCATAATATCGGCGAAGATGAGTTTCACCTTGATACAACACAGGATATTCGTATTGCCCCGATAATTAAGGGAAGCAAAAACGGAGGACTGTTCCAAACTATATTAGGGGTAGCCATGATAGGCGCAGCAATGATGTTGGGGCCTGTTGGGTGGGCAGCCTTTGGGGCAGGCGGTTTTATGGGCGGTGCTTTAGCGTTAGGTGGGGCATCAATGGCATTAGGCGGTATAGCACAAATGTTGTCACCGCAACCGCCAGGAGCTTCGGTTCGTCAGGATGCCGATAATAAACCGTCTTATGCGTTTGGTGGTGCAGTGAATACGACTGCCCAGGGTAATCCAGTGCCGTTGCTGTATACCTTGGATAGAAAAGAGATAGGTGGGGCAATTATATCCGCAGGGATTTACACCGAAGACCAAAGATAGCATTAATCAAGAACTTTGAGTCGCTGAGGCGGCTTTTTCTATGGGTAAAATATGACAAACCTTATTTTTGGGGCAAAAGGTGGTGATGGCGGTGGGCATAACCCCGTAGAGTCACCCGATAGCTTGCTATCAGAATCAACCGCAAAATTACTCTTTGCTATCTCTGAGGGAGAAATTGCTGGCGGACTAGATGCTACCCGTATTTTTCTTGATGGTACGCCTATTGGTAATGCTGACGGCAGTAAAACTTCGAGGGCGTGACGTGGGAGTTTCGACCGGGCAGTGAGCAACAAGAATACATCAAAGGCATTCCGTCAGTTGACAATGAGATTAGCATAAGCAGGGAATTAAAAGATGAACAACTGTATATCAGGTCGATAAATAATATCCAGCTGTCAGCTATTCGGTTACGTTTCTCTGTACCACAACTTCTAGAACAACACGATAATGGCGATACCTCCGGTTACCGTATTGATTATGCCATTGACCTGTCAGCGGATGGGAGTGGCTACAAAGAAGTGTTGCGGGCTGCCTTTGATGGAAAAACAACCAGCGAATATCAGCGGACGCACCGTATCGATTTGCCTGTAGCCAAAACCGGCTGGCAATTGCGTGTTCGTCGCCTCACTCCTAACAAAAATACGGCGCGAATTGCCGATAAAGTGGTTGTTGCAGCCATTACTGAGGTGATTGACGCAAAATTAAGATATCCTAATACCGCTTTATTGTTTATCACCTTTGACGCAAGACAATTTAATAATCGCATCCCCAAAGTCAGCTTGCGTCCCAAAGGTGGTTTACTGGTAAAAGTACCCTCAAACTATGACCCTGTAAACCGAACTTATTCGGGTGTCTGGAATGGAACTTTCAAGCTAGCCGCGACGAACAATCCAGCCTGGATTTTTTATGACTTGGTTTTAAATAACCGTTACGGTTGTGGAGAACGGATTAATAGCACACAGATAGATAAGTGGGATTTATACCAGATAGCCCAGTATTGCGATGAATACGTCCCTGACGGTCAGG is a genomic window of Arsenophonus apicola containing:
- a CDS encoding phage tail tape measure protein is translated as MTDIATISLKVNTADLERGEQKLKSFQGTAEKVEKASSNLEGGLKKVSLASLRNVETIKTQKSELNDLLNRINPTNKAFDELDKISRKLAASHQKGLLPLDQFVDYNTILEESRDKLSRMNLALTAEGRALLAQEEASKRAKLAADNFLNTLKQQSDTIGKTRTEVLELKAAQMGISQQAAPMIAKLKEQEKAFMNGAVTMGQYRHAMRMLPMQMTDVVTSLASGIPAWMVLVQQGGQIKDSFGGVGNAFKAIGSILTPTRLLMGGLAGVTAAAAIAAYKGSQEFSEFNNKLILTGGYAGKTAGQLAMLAKQLSADGITQGGMADVITKVVGSGSFSGNEIDNIANVAARMEKLVGQSVDETIKQFQRIKDNPVKAINELDKSLHFLTTTQLAQISTLQEQGRKHEAAKVAMEAYATATKNRTQQIKANLGYLESAWAVVKDKARLAWDSMLDIGREHTLDQKIRDYEEKLVAFQVNPVARLNYYNASGKTATDLRRELDLLKEKKYQQDIENQRKQAAVRAQEAEKARFRVDQELKHKFENAEEKHQSELERIRNSGGSKSVIDEAIRRENARYAKEKSSSDSKADAYRPSLGTRWEEEAQARNRALQAELRTLQDESQYVGIISQQRRELFKTENQLVILEEAKSGTNKRRLSEDERSLLLKKEAILSEKREAAQIGDKIEKQKQLNALRLSNDGLQEEIRLRLESIGKTEIQIAKEQELKKYREEMARKGIEQENPEYGRGLSLIDEKYKNEESLRKNWEAGIKQGFSNFEQQARDAYGNVANVTKFAFEGMSQSLTDFLVTGKANFADFTKSLLEMIVKLMTQMAILKAMKSAFGGQTEGWRGAVAGILGFSSGGYVGGGGKYDPKGIVHGGEFVFTKEATQRLGIANLYRLMDGAKRGYASGGYVGTSSAPMYGMQPVASGVNVNLGGIHVDGQPSQTSPSNVDMRAAEQSLTQKIKSVLVAESRDGGDLHKIIKAVNGRGY
- a CDS encoding RNA-guided endonuclease InsQ/TnpB family protein: MLILKAYKFRLEPTEKQSQRLRQLCGCARFIWNYGLAETQRIIESGGKLPSAFELNRMLTEWKKKPEHSFLQEAYTDNLQQKLKDLHGAWKRCFDKKLAAKAPVFKRKNDGRDSVRFVNFDKYCQLDNGRVRLPSGLVWVKFRQSQKLYGKIKNATVSQHAGHWYISFQVELEMDIQPHSSATMIGLDAGVTRLATLSDGTVFEPVNSFKTNQKKLAKFQRQLSCKVKFSNNWKKQKRKIQRLHSHITNIRKDYLHKVTSEISKNHAMIVIEDLKVSNMSKSAKGTQEQHGRNVRAKSGLNRSILDQGWYEMRRQLEYKQLWRGGQVLAVPPAYTSQRCACCGHTAKENRQSQSRFECLECGYTENADINGARNILAAGHAVLACEVNGAVMPSAAGTRLLSDQIVSD
- the tnpA gene encoding IS200/IS605 family transposase, which produces MQKYKINRSRHAAFLLHVHLVFVTKYRKKVLSGLHYKAFHQYAGEVCRDFGADLKESNGESDHVHMLIEYPPTVQLSVLVNSLKAVTSRRLRNEFLDLRGAYGKPVLWSRSYFAGSCGGAPLEVVKQYIQNQRG
- a CDS encoding phage tail protein; translation: MDEFRWRTQIQDSPTGEYRHRIKEVEFGDGYKQVAADGIHPESQSWPFSYLGKKAEVMPIFDFIRQHTSKSFIWIPPFGVKGVYRVKADSIKMTPVARDVMKISATFEEAFSA
- a CDS encoding C40 family peptidase, producing MITKSLTEAIFNHVKKVFPQEACGVICQKSRVKRYFPCRNLAANPTEQFELSPEDYANAEDWGLPVAIVHSHCGDGVTTHPSEIDNLQCDASELPWVIVSWPEGDLRIIQPRGERELTGRTFVLGYSDCWTLIVDYFRQEHGITLNNYSVTYPWWEQGENRYMENFIKEGFVEINDISKVSDVVIMQVQSDVANHAGILLDNGMLLHHLYGQLSRVTPYSDYWRDRTVKIVRRKEWA
- a CDS encoding tail assembly protein; the protein is MSELRTVRLYGKLGTKYGRVHQLAISSPKEAIKALCVLYSGFERYLADAHLRGVEFAVFKGKHNIGEDEFHLDTTQDIRIAPIIKGSKNGGLFQTILGVAMIGAAMMLGPVGWAAFGAGGFMGGALALGGASMALGGIAQMLSPQPPGASVRQDADNKPSYAFGGAVNTTAQGNPVPLLYTLDRKEIGGAIISAGIYTEDQR